Proteins from a genomic interval of Inquilinus sp. Marseille-Q2685:
- a CDS encoding hemolysin family protein → MIVELVIVVLLILLNAFFAMSELALVSARRVRLQGMADQGHRGARAALALAEDPNRLLSTVQVGITLIGIFAGAFGGATLSARLRDWLVTLPVIGPWADSVSFALVVVAITYLSLIVGELVPKRIALNHAEGIAARVARPMQMVAAIGAPIVWLLQRSTELALRLLGVSAVPAQTVTEEEVKTLIAEGTEAGVFVEAEREMIDGVLRLADRSVRSIMTPRHEMVWIDLEDSPDEIRRTIAESGCSRFPVARGELDELEGVIQTKDMLDRMLQGGPFDVAETMRPPLVVPDGTPALKLLQTFRSAPIHLAVVVDEYGSVEGLVTPSDILAAIAGEVADLTDVAGGYSIVRREDGSWLVDAMIPIDEVERLLRLRGLRSEDGDYQTLAGFVLWHLGHLPKVAESFVENGVRYEVLDLDGNRIDKVLIKVDQTEP, encoded by the coding sequence ATGATCGTCGAACTCGTCATCGTCGTCCTTCTCATCCTGCTCAACGCCTTTTTCGCGATGTCGGAACTGGCGCTGGTCTCCGCCCGCCGCGTCCGGCTGCAGGGCATGGCCGACCAGGGCCATCGCGGCGCCCGGGCCGCCCTCGCCCTGGCCGAGGACCCGAACCGCCTCCTGTCGACCGTGCAGGTCGGCATCACCCTGATCGGCATCTTCGCCGGCGCCTTCGGCGGCGCCACCCTGTCGGCGCGGCTGCGCGACTGGCTCGTCACCCTGCCGGTGATCGGCCCCTGGGCCGACAGCGTGTCCTTCGCCCTGGTGGTGGTCGCCATCACCTATCTCTCGCTCATCGTCGGCGAGCTGGTGCCGAAGCGGATCGCGCTGAACCATGCCGAGGGCATCGCCGCCCGCGTCGCCCGGCCGATGCAGATGGTCGCGGCCATCGGCGCGCCGATCGTCTGGCTGCTGCAGCGCTCGACCGAGCTGGCGCTGCGCCTGCTCGGCGTCTCCGCCGTTCCCGCCCAGACGGTGACGGAAGAGGAGGTCAAGACGCTGATCGCCGAGGGCACCGAGGCCGGCGTCTTCGTCGAGGCCGAGCGCGAGATGATCGACGGCGTGCTGCGCCTGGCTGACCGGTCGGTGCGGTCGATCATGACGCCGCGGCACGAGATGGTCTGGATCGACCTCGAGGACAGCCCGGACGAGATCCGCAGGACCATCGCCGAGAGCGGCTGCAGCCGCTTCCCGGTGGCGCGCGGCGAGCTCGACGAGCTCGAGGGCGTGATCCAGACCAAGGACATGCTCGACCGCATGCTGCAGGGCGGCCCGTTCGACGTGGCCGAGACCATGCGGCCGCCGCTGGTGGTGCCGGACGGCACCCCGGCGCTGAAGCTGCTGCAGACCTTCCGCAGTGCGCCGATCCACCTCGCCGTGGTGGTCGACGAATACGGCAGCGTCGAGGGGCTGGTGACGCCGAGCGACATCCTGGCGGCGATCGCCGGCGAGGTCGCCGACCTGACCGACGTCGCCGGCGGCTACTCGATCGTCCGGCGCGAGGACGGCAGCTGGCTGGTCGACGCCATGATCCCGATCGACGAGGTCGAGCGCCTCCTGCGCCTGCGCGGCCTGCGCTCGGAGGACGGCGACTACCAGACTCTTGCAGGCTTCGTGCTCTGGCATCTCGGCCACCTGCCGAAGGTGGCGGAGAGCTTCGTCGAGAACGGCGTGCGCTACGAGGTTCTCGATCTCGACGGCAACCGCATCGACAAGGTGCTGATCAAGGTGGACCAGACGGAGCCGTAA
- the folE gene encoding GTP cyclohydrolase I FolE, with product MTRNPFTPVAANVAAQPARAVEQRPSRSEAEEAVRVLLRWAGEDVAREGLRDTPKRVVKAYEEFFRGYDQDPVELLSRTFEEVEGYDEMVLLRDIDFESHCEHHMVPIIGKAHVAYLPDRRVVGISKLARVVDAYAKRLQIQERLTAQIASAIDQVLKPRGVAVMVSSQHHCMTTRGVHKHGTQMVTSCMVGAFRDDPQLRREFQMMIGMPV from the coding sequence ATGACCCGCAACCCCTTCACCCCCGTGGCGGCCAACGTCGCAGCACAGCCTGCGCGCGCGGTCGAGCAGCGCCCGAGCCGCTCCGAGGCCGAGGAGGCGGTGCGCGTGCTGCTGCGCTGGGCCGGCGAGGATGTCGCCCGCGAGGGCCTGCGCGACACGCCGAAGCGGGTGGTGAAGGCCTATGAGGAATTCTTCCGCGGCTATGACCAGGATCCGGTCGAGCTCTTGTCCCGCACCTTCGAGGAGGTCGAGGGCTACGACGAGATGGTGCTGCTGCGCGACATCGACTTCGAGTCGCATTGCGAGCACCACATGGTGCCGATCATCGGCAAGGCGCATGTCGCCTATCTGCCGGACCGCCGGGTGGTCGGCATCTCGAAGCTGGCGCGCGTGGTCGACGCCTATGCCAAGCGGCTGCAGATCCAGGAGCGGCTGACGGCGCAGATCGCCTCGGCGATCGACCAGGTGCTGAAGCCGCGCGGCGTGGCGGTGATGGTGTCGTCGCAGCACCACTGCATGACCACGCGCGGGGTGCACAAGCACGGCACCCAGATGGTGACCAGCTGCATGGTCGGCGCCTTCCGCGACGATCCGCAGCTGCGGCGCGAGTTCCAGATGATGATCGGAATGCCGGTGTAA
- the apaG gene encoding Co2+/Mg2+ efflux protein ApaG — MYTAETRAIEVSVEPTYLEDQSSPDENHYVWAYHVRIVNHGRERVQLRSRYWRITDEYGRVQEVRGPGVVGVEPVIEPGKDFQYTSGAPIATPSGIMVGTYQMETPSGERFDVAIPAFSLDSPHRTIRLN, encoded by the coding sequence ATGTACACTGCGGAAACCCGGGCGATCGAGGTGTCGGTCGAGCCGACCTATCTCGAGGACCAGTCCTCGCCCGACGAGAACCACTACGTCTGGGCCTATCATGTCCGCATCGTCAATCACGGGCGCGAGCGGGTGCAACTGCGCAGCCGCTACTGGCGGATCACCGACGAGTACGGCCGGGTGCAGGAGGTGCGCGGTCCCGGCGTCGTCGGGGTCGAGCCGGTGATCGAGCCCGGGAAGGACTTCCAGTACACCAGCGGCGCGCCGATCGCCACGCCGTCCGGCATCATGGTCGGCACCTATCAGATGGAAACCCCGTCGGGCGAGCGCTTCGACGTGGCGATCCCGGCCTTTTCGCTGGACAGCCCGCATCGTACGATCCGGTTGAACTGA
- a CDS encoding OmpA family protein, with protein sequence MRFVAVVACVALAGVAAGCVPSRDKVELPDSVPVDRGLSADIRYVFFLPGKAGLAPDGTAAIAAAVVEDARRRAKGPAPRLIVTGHADAGGDPAAAQRLSLRRARLVAERLKAAGIPPGRITVAGAGAADPLLPAPPGQAEPANDRVEIGFESPTASRLDATPQRPI encoded by the coding sequence ATGCGGTTCGTTGCTGTGGTGGCCTGTGTGGCCCTGGCGGGGGTGGCGGCGGGGTGCGTGCCGTCGCGCGACAAGGTCGAGCTGCCCGATTCGGTGCCGGTGGACCGGGGGCTCTCGGCCGATATCCGCTATGTCTTCTTCCTGCCCGGCAAGGCCGGGCTGGCCCCGGACGGCACGGCCGCCATCGCCGCCGCGGTGGTCGAGGATGCGCGGCGCCGCGCCAAGGGACCGGCACCGCGCCTGATCGTCACCGGCCACGCCGATGCCGGTGGCGATCCGGCGGCGGCGCAGCGCCTGTCGCTGCGGCGGGCCAGGCTGGTGGCGGAGCGGCTGAAGGCGGCCGGGATCCCGCCGGGGCGGATCACGGTCGCCGGCGCCGGTGCGGCCGATCCGCTGCTGCCGGCGCCGCCGGGGCAGGCGGAACCGGCCAATGACCGGGTCGAGATCGGATTCGAATCGCCGACGGCGTCGCGATTGGACGCGACGCCGCAGCGTCCCATATAG
- a CDS encoding FAD/NAD(P)-binding protein, with protein MRIAIIGAGFTGCLLAVQLLRRSAGAAKVVLIERGGPPGRGMAYGTPHPAHLLNVRTANMSAFPDQPEDFQSWARAHGAGDEPYLPRRFYGDYVGETLAAAGRDFPGGLTMLADGAVGLDHHADGVTVRLASGRTEPADIAALCIGNAPPSAPVPLPDAPGRILVGPEDACLPSILPDETVLILGTGLTMIDIAAGLAAQEHRGRVLALSRRGLLPRPHRDVASKPAALDPAEFVGRPTLAVLRRIRALCREAEAAGGDWRAVIDGLRPFTQALWRGWDETQAGRFLRHLRPWWEVHRHRVAPAIADRVGAMIASGQLQVLAGRLRTVTALEDGLSVTLRRRGAAVDETRAICRLVLASGPETDPARTDDPLLRSLIAGGAARPDRLRLGLDVDSGGRLIGHDGQPSPRLYALGPPTRGAFWEITAVPDIRRQCAEVAAAMLDGDAVPPPARRGFDPGI; from the coding sequence ATGCGCATCGCCATCATCGGGGCCGGGTTCACCGGCTGCCTGCTCGCGGTCCAGCTCCTGCGCCGCTCGGCCGGGGCGGCGAAGGTCGTGCTGATCGAGCGCGGCGGCCCGCCCGGCCGCGGCATGGCTTACGGCACGCCGCATCCGGCGCATCTGCTGAACGTGCGGACCGCGAATATGAGCGCCTTCCCGGACCAGCCGGAGGATTTCCAGAGCTGGGCTCGGGCGCATGGCGCCGGCGACGAGCCCTACCTGCCGCGCCGCTTCTACGGCGACTATGTCGGCGAGACCCTGGCGGCCGCCGGGCGCGACTTTCCCGGCGGCCTGACCATGCTGGCGGACGGCGCGGTGGGGCTAGACCACCATGCCGACGGGGTGACCGTGCGCCTCGCCTCCGGCCGGACCGAGCCGGCCGACATCGCGGCACTGTGCATCGGCAACGCTCCGCCCTCGGCCCCGGTGCCGCTGCCGGACGCGCCGGGGCGGATCCTGGTCGGGCCGGAGGATGCGTGCCTGCCCTCGATCCTGCCGGACGAAACGGTGCTGATCCTCGGCACCGGCCTGACCATGATCGACATCGCCGCCGGCCTGGCGGCGCAGGAGCATCGCGGCCGCGTCCTGGCGCTGTCGCGGCGCGGCCTCCTGCCCCGGCCGCACCGCGACGTCGCCAGCAAGCCGGCCGCGCTCGATCCGGCGGAGTTCGTCGGCCGGCCGACCCTGGCGGTGCTACGCCGGATCCGCGCCCTGTGCCGCGAGGCCGAGGCGGCGGGCGGCGACTGGCGGGCGGTGATCGACGGGCTGCGGCCCTTCACCCAGGCGCTGTGGCGGGGCTGGGACGAGACCCAGGCCGGGCGCTTCCTGCGCCATCTGCGGCCCTGGTGGGAAGTGCACCGGCACCGGGTGGCGCCGGCCATCGCCGACCGGGTCGGGGCGATGATCGCCTCGGGCCAACTGCAGGTGCTGGCCGGACGGCTGCGGACGGTGACGGCGCTGGAGGACGGGCTGTCGGTGACGCTGCGCCGCCGCGGCGCCGCCGTGGATGAGACGCGTGCGATCTGCCGCCTGGTCCTGGCCAGCGGGCCGGAGACCGACCCGGCCCGCACCGACGACCCGCTGCTGCGGTCGCTGATCGCCGGCGGCGCGGCGCGGCCGGACCGGCTGCGGCTCGGCCTCGACGTCGATTCCGGGGGCCGGCTGATTGGCCATGACGGCCAGCCCTCGCCCCGGCTCTACGCGCTGGGCCCGCCGACTCGCGGCGCCTTCTGGGAGATTACGGCGGTCCCGGACATCCGCAGGCAATGCGCCGAGGTGGCGGCGGCGATGCTGGACGGCGACGCCGTGCCGCCCCCTGCCCGGCGCGGCTTCGACCCGGGAATATAG
- a CDS encoding extracellular solute-binding protein, translated as MLHGPGGFPVHRRDLLRGASALGAAIAVPGFARRAFAQGADQLVANAKKWIDTEFQPSTLSKDEQLKEMEFFIKAAEPFRGMDINVVSETITSHEYEAKTLARAFSEITGINLKHDLIQEGDVIEKLQTQMQSGQNIYDAYVNDSDLIGTHFRYGQAVPLSDFMAGDGKDFTLPTLDIDDFMGKSFTTGPDGKLYQIPDQQFANLYWFRYDWFTDPKLQEQFKAAYGYDLGVPLNWSAYEDIADFFTNKVKEINGIRVWGHMDYGKKDPSLGWRFTDAWLSMAGGGDKGIPNGLPVDEWGIRVEGCRPAGSSVTRGGDVNGPAAVYALTKYIEWLKKYAPPEAAGMTFSEAGPVPGQGNIAQQIFWYTAFTADLAKPGLPVVNEDGTPKWRMAPSPHGPYWEEGMKLGYQDCGSWTLLKSTPKERQQAAWLYAQFCICKSTSLKKLQVGLTPIRDSDIRSKAMDEMAPKLGGLVEFYRSPARVAWTPTGTNVPDYPRLAQLWWQNVAEAVTGEVTPQQAMDNLAKQQDQVLARLERAGNLGDCGPKLNEEKDAQYWFDQPGAPKPKLENEKEKGQTVAYDSLLQAWKEGKVR; from the coding sequence ATGCTGCACGGGCCGGGCGGGTTCCCGGTCCACCGCCGGGACCTGCTGCGCGGCGCCTCCGCTCTCGGCGCCGCCATCGCGGTGCCGGGCTTCGCCCGCCGCGCCTTCGCCCAGGGCGCCGACCAGCTGGTCGCCAACGCGAAGAAATGGATCGACACCGAGTTCCAGCCTTCGACTCTGTCCAAGGACGAGCAGCTGAAGGAGATGGAGTTCTTCATCAAGGCGGCGGAGCCGTTCCGCGGCATGGACATCAACGTGGTGTCGGAGACGATCACCTCCCATGAGTACGAGGCCAAGACGCTGGCCCGCGCTTTCTCCGAGATCACCGGCATCAACCTGAAGCACGACCTGATTCAGGAAGGCGACGTGATCGAGAAGCTGCAGACGCAGATGCAGTCGGGCCAGAACATCTACGACGCCTACGTCAACGACAGCGATCTGATCGGCACCCATTTCCGCTACGGCCAGGCGGTGCCGCTGTCCGACTTCATGGCGGGCGACGGCAAGGATTTCACCCTGCCGACGCTCGACATCGACGACTTCATGGGCAAGAGCTTCACCACCGGCCCGGACGGCAAGCTGTACCAGATCCCGGACCAGCAGTTCGCGAACCTCTACTGGTTCCGCTACGACTGGTTCACCGATCCGAAGCTGCAGGAGCAGTTCAAGGCGGCCTACGGCTACGATCTGGGCGTTCCGCTGAACTGGTCGGCCTATGAGGACATCGCCGACTTCTTCACCAACAAGGTGAAGGAAATCAACGGCATCCGCGTCTGGGGCCACATGGACTACGGCAAGAAGGACCCGTCGCTGGGCTGGCGCTTCACCGACGCCTGGCTGTCGATGGCCGGCGGCGGCGACAAGGGCATCCCGAACGGCCTGCCGGTCGACGAATGGGGCATCCGGGTCGAGGGCTGCCGCCCGGCCGGCTCCAGCGTCACCCGCGGCGGTGACGTCAATGGTCCGGCGGCGGTGTACGCGCTGACCAAGTACATCGAGTGGCTGAAGAAGTACGCCCCGCCCGAGGCGGCCGGCATGACCTTCTCCGAGGCCGGACCGGTGCCGGGCCAGGGCAACATCGCCCAGCAGATCTTCTGGTACACCGCCTTCACCGCCGACCTCGCGAAGCCCGGCCTGCCGGTGGTCAACGAGGACGGCACGCCGAAATGGCGCATGGCGCCTTCGCCGCACGGCCCGTACTGGGAGGAGGGGATGAAGCTGGGCTACCAGGATTGCGGCTCCTGGACCCTGTTGAAGAGCACCCCTAAGGAGCGGCAGCAGGCGGCCTGGCTGTACGCCCAGTTCTGCATCTGCAAGTCGACCTCGCTGAAGAAGTTGCAGGTCGGCCTGACGCCGATCCGCGACAGCGACATCCGTTCCAAGGCGATGGACGAGATGGCGCCGAAGCTGGGCGGTCTGGTCGAGTTCTACCGCAGCCCCGCGCGGGTGGCGTGGACTCCCACCGGCACCAATGTGCCCGACTATCCGCGCCTGGCGCAGCTGTGGTGGCAGAACGTGGCCGAGGCGGTGACCGGCGAGGTCACGCCGCAGCAGGCCATGGACAACCTTGCCAAGCAGCAGGACCAGGTGCTGGCGCGGCTGGAGCGGGCCGGCAATCTCGGCGACTGTGGACCGAAGCTGAACGAGGAGAAGGACGCCCAGTACTGGTTCGACCAGCCCGGCGCGCCGAAGCCGAAGCTGGAGAACGAGAAGGAGAAGGGCCAGACCGTGGCCTATGACAGCCTGCTGCAGGCCTGGAAGGAAGGGAAGGTGCGGTAG
- a CDS encoding DUF2160 domain-containing protein — MTLDWMAWTPPTAWFFGGIAALLAAMTVWQFVSPSVPRRGFLPLTTTRGDRLFIGLLGAAYIHLAWIGLASGSLWYGFAIAVAWMIAVMRFG, encoded by the coding sequence ATGACCTTGGACTGGATGGCCTGGACGCCGCCCACCGCTTGGTTCTTCGGCGGCATCGCGGCGCTCCTGGCGGCGATGACGGTGTGGCAGTTCGTGTCGCCTTCGGTGCCGCGGCGGGGTTTCCTGCCGTTGACGACCACCCGCGGCGACCGGCTGTTCATCGGCCTGCTCGGCGCCGCCTACATCCATCTCGCCTGGATCGGGCTGGCCTCGGGCAGCCTCTGGTACGGCTTCGCGATCGCCGTGGCTTGGATGATCGCGGTGATGCGGTTCGGATGA
- a CDS encoding carbohydrate ABC transporter permease, which yields MNRRTRAVILILYMLFLLLPIYWLVSMSLKENREILSGFTLFPQTLTFANYATIFTDRSWYSGYIHSITYVLMNMVISVLVALPAAYAFSRYRFVGDRHMFFWLLSNRMSPPAVFLLPFFQLYSAFGLIDTPYAVALAHCLFNVPLAVWILEGFMSGVPKEIDETAYIDGYSFPRFFLTIFVPLIRGGIGVTAFFCFMFSWVELLLARTLTSVEAKPIAATMTRTVSAAGMDWSLLAAAGVLTIVPGAIVIWFVRNYIAKGFALGRV from the coding sequence ATGAACCGCCGCACCCGCGCCGTCATCCTGATCCTGTACATGCTGTTCCTGCTGCTGCCGATCTACTGGCTGGTCAGCATGTCGCTGAAGGAGAACCGCGAGATCCTGTCCGGGTTCACACTGTTCCCGCAGACCCTGACCTTCGCCAACTACGCCACCATCTTCACCGACCGGTCCTGGTATTCGGGCTACATCCATTCGATCACCTATGTGCTGATGAACATGGTGATCTCGGTGCTGGTGGCGCTGCCGGCGGCCTATGCCTTCAGCCGGTACCGCTTCGTCGGCGACCGGCACATGTTCTTCTGGCTGCTGTCGAACCGGATGTCGCCGCCGGCGGTGTTCCTGCTGCCCTTCTTCCAGCTCTATTCCGCCTTCGGGCTGATCGACACGCCCTACGCCGTGGCCCTCGCGCATTGCCTGTTCAACGTGCCGCTGGCGGTGTGGATCCTGGAGGGCTTCATGTCCGGCGTGCCGAAGGAGATCGACGAGACCGCCTATATCGACGGCTACTCCTTCCCGCGCTTCTTCCTGACCATCTTCGTGCCGCTGATCCGCGGCGGCATCGGCGTCACCGCCTTCTTCTGCTTCATGTTCTCCTGGGTCGAGTTGCTGCTGGCCCGGACCCTGACCTCGGTCGAGGCCAAGCCGATCGCCGCCACCATGACCCGCACGGTCAGCGCCGCCGGCATGGACTGGTCGCTGCTGGCCGCCGCCGGCGTGCTGACCATCGTGCCCGGCGCGATCGTGATCTGGTTCGTCCGCAACTACATCGCCAAGGGCTTCGCCCTGGGCCGGGTGTGA
- a CDS encoding carbohydrate ABC transporter permease, giving the protein MEKTPNNAAWFLVVPVVLLVAFSAIIPLMTVVNYSVQDIFGPGQGVFVGTEWFEQVLQDDRLQAALGRQLIFSFCVLAIEIPLGVLVALCMPARGWAVSVTLVVLALPLLIPWNVVGTIWQIFARPDIGLAGVLINRLGLDYNYTADTFDAWITVLVMDIWHWTSLVALLGYAGLRSIPDAFYQAARIDGASRWAVFRYIQLPKMSGVLLIAVLLRFMDSFMIYTEPFVLTGGGPGNATTFLSQELTRMAVGQFDLGPAAAFSIIYFLIILLFSWLFYTVITNIGKADAS; this is encoded by the coding sequence ATGGAAAAGACCCCAAACAACGCCGCCTGGTTCCTGGTCGTCCCGGTCGTGCTGCTGGTCGCGTTCAGCGCCATCATCCCGCTGATGACGGTCGTGAACTACTCGGTGCAGGACATCTTCGGCCCCGGCCAGGGCGTCTTCGTCGGCACCGAATGGTTCGAGCAGGTGCTGCAGGACGACCGGCTGCAGGCGGCGCTCGGCCGGCAGCTGATCTTCAGCTTCTGCGTGCTGGCGATCGAGATCCCGCTCGGGGTGCTGGTGGCGCTGTGCATGCCCGCGCGGGGCTGGGCCGTGTCCGTCACGCTCGTGGTGCTGGCGCTGCCGCTGCTGATCCCCTGGAACGTGGTCGGCACGATCTGGCAGATCTTCGCCCGGCCGGACATCGGCCTGGCCGGCGTTCTGATCAACCGCCTGGGCCTCGACTACAACTACACCGCCGACACCTTCGACGCCTGGATCACCGTGCTGGTGATGGACATCTGGCACTGGACATCGCTGGTGGCGCTGCTCGGCTATGCGGGCTTGCGCTCGATCCCGGATGCCTTCTACCAGGCGGCGCGGATCGACGGCGCCTCGCGCTGGGCGGTGTTCCGCTACATCCAGCTGCCGAAGATGTCGGGCGTGCTGCTGATCGCGGTGCTGCTGCGTTTCATGGACAGCTTCATGATCTACACCGAGCCCTTCGTCCTGACCGGTGGCGGGCCCGGCAACGCCACGACCTTCCTGAGCCAGGAGCTGACCCGCATGGCGGTCGGCCAGTTCGACCTCGGGCCCGCGGCGGCGTTCTCGATCATCTACTTCCTGATCATCCTGCTGTTCTCCTGGCTGTTCTACACGGTCATCACCAACATCGGGAAAGCCGACGCGTCATGA
- a CDS encoding ABC transporter ATP-binding protein yields MARIELKSLAHSYRPNPADPADYALRPMDMVWQSGRAYALLGPSGCGKTTLLNIISGLVTPSQGQVLFDGRDVTQASPEQRNIAQVFQFPVVYDTMTVAENLAFPLRNRRLPKPEIEARVAEVAAMLELTPVLKRRARGLDADQKQKISLGRGLVRKDVAAILFDEPLTVIDPHLKWQLRRKLKQVHEQVRTSLIYVTHDQLEALTFADEVIVMYDGQVVQLGTPQDLFERPAHTFVGYFIGSPGINLLPCIVDEGDAVIDGARIPLSESARQGAAAFLAGGAGTLELGIRPEFLEIADSGIPAAVTGVEDLGTHLIVTLRLGAATVKAKLAEGRGVPAGTAHLRFPPQRTLLYADGKLVG; encoded by the coding sequence ATGGCCCGCATCGAGCTCAAGTCCCTGGCCCACAGCTACCGCCCGAATCCGGCGGATCCGGCGGACTACGCGCTGCGGCCGATGGACATGGTCTGGCAGAGCGGCCGGGCCTACGCCCTGCTGGGGCCGTCCGGCTGCGGCAAGACCACGCTGCTCAACATCATCTCCGGCCTGGTGACGCCGAGCCAGGGCCAGGTGCTGTTCGACGGCCGCGACGTCACCCAGGCCTCGCCGGAGCAGCGCAACATCGCCCAGGTGTTCCAGTTCCCGGTGGTCTACGACACCATGACGGTGGCGGAGAACCTGGCCTTCCCGCTGCGCAACCGCAGGCTGCCGAAGCCGGAGATCGAGGCCCGAGTCGCCGAGGTGGCGGCGATGCTGGAGCTGACGCCTGTCCTGAAGCGCCGGGCCCGCGGCCTGGACGCCGACCAGAAGCAGAAGATCTCGCTCGGGCGGGGCCTGGTGCGCAAGGACGTCGCCGCGATCCTGTTCGACGAGCCGCTGACCGTCATCGACCCGCACCTCAAATGGCAGCTGCGGCGCAAGCTGAAGCAGGTGCACGAGCAGGTGCGGACCAGCCTGATCTACGTCACCCACGACCAGCTCGAGGCGCTGACCTTCGCCGACGAGGTGATCGTGATGTATGACGGCCAGGTGGTGCAGCTCGGCACCCCGCAGGACCTGTTCGAGCGGCCGGCCCACACCTTCGTCGGCTACTTCATCGGCAGCCCGGGCATCAACCTGCTGCCCTGCATCGTCGACGAGGGCGATGCGGTGATCGACGGCGCCCGCATCCCGCTGTCGGAGTCGGCGCGGCAGGGGGCGGCGGCGTTCCTGGCCGGCGGCGCCGGCACGCTCGAGCTCGGCATCCGGCCGGAGTTCCTGGAGATCGCCGACAGCGGCATCCCGGCGGCGGTGACCGGGGTCGAGGATCTCGGCACCCATCTGATCGTCACGCTGCGGCTCGGCGCCGCGACGGTGAAGGCCAAGCTGGCCGAGGGCCGCGGCGTCCCGGCCGGCACCGCGCATCTGCGCTTCCCGCCGCAGCGCACCCTTCTTTACGCCGACGGCAAGCTGGTGGGTTGA
- a CDS encoding ABC transporter ATP-binding protein has protein sequence MTLVLESVTREVGAETHIHPLDLTLEPGTLTVLLGRTQAGKTTLMRLMAGLERPSRGRVLADGRDVTGISVRNRDVAMVYQQFINYPSKTVYDNIASPLRLKGLGRAEIDRKVRETAAMLRIDRFLERLPGELSGGQQQRTAIARALVKDAGLLLLDEPLVNLDYKLREELRAELSEIFRRGKAIVVYATTEPAEALILGGRTAVLDEGRLLQEGPTVEVFQHPASTRVAEAFSDPPMNLGPAEVADGALRLFDGVAVPLAGHLAGLAAGPCTVGVRPGHIRLGAGGPGEASVTTRVELAEISGSETYVHFHFGDRPWVAQQPGVHKHPLGEPLTVAIDPARIYVFDPAGRLAAAPARTR, from the coding sequence GTGACGCTCGTTCTCGAAAGCGTGACCCGGGAGGTCGGGGCGGAGACCCACATCCATCCGCTCGACCTGACGCTCGAGCCCGGCACGCTGACCGTGCTGCTGGGCCGCACCCAGGCCGGCAAGACCACGCTGATGCGGCTGATGGCGGGGCTGGAGCGGCCGAGCCGCGGCCGCGTCCTGGCCGACGGCCGCGACGTCACCGGCATCTCGGTGCGGAACCGCGACGTCGCCATGGTCTACCAGCAGTTCATCAACTATCCGTCGAAGACGGTCTACGACAACATCGCCTCGCCGCTGCGCCTCAAGGGCCTCGGCCGGGCCGAGATCGACCGCAAGGTGCGCGAGACCGCGGCGATGCTGCGGATCGACCGGTTCCTGGAACGGCTGCCCGGCGAGCTGTCGGGCGGCCAGCAGCAGCGCACCGCGATCGCCCGCGCCCTGGTCAAGGACGCCGGGCTGCTGCTGCTGGACGAACCGCTGGTCAATCTCGACTACAAGCTGCGCGAGGAGCTGCGGGCCGAGCTGTCGGAGATCTTCCGCCGCGGCAAGGCGATCGTGGTCTATGCCACCACCGAGCCGGCCGAGGCGCTGATCCTGGGCGGCCGCACCGCGGTGCTGGACGAGGGCCGGCTGCTGCAGGAAGGGCCGACGGTCGAGGTGTTCCAGCACCCGGCCTCGACCCGGGTGGCCGAGGCGTTCAGCGACCCGCCGATGAATCTCGGCCCTGCCGAGGTGGCGGACGGGGCCCTGCGCCTGTTCGACGGCGTCGCCGTGCCGCTGGCCGGGCACCTGGCCGGGCTGGCGGCGGGGCCCTGCACCGTCGGGGTGCGGCCGGGCCACATCCGCCTCGGCGCCGGCGGTCCGGGCGAGGCCTCGGTGACCACCCGGGTCGAGCTGGCCGAGATCAGCGGCTCCGAGACCTATGTCCATTTCCATTTCGGCGACCGGCCCTGGGTGGCGCAGCAGCCCGGGGTGCACAAGCACCCGCTGGGCGAGCCGCTGACGGTCGCGATCGATCCCGCCCGGATCTACGTCTTCGACCCGGCCGGGCGGCTCGCCGCCGCGCCGGCCCGGACCAGGTGA